The proteins below are encoded in one region of Alistipes communis:
- a CDS encoding TetR/AcrR family transcriptional regulator: MFVGQGIKAVRMDDIARHIGVSKRTIYEQFGDKEELLYQCLSYYVREQDRRHAELGAQAKNVLEAMLLVFGDVMDKAEISHRLQSNLRRFYPKVYERLVAERRNRDGLEQFKIALSRGVEEGYFQGIVNFDLAITLLRYSVEGLIVRKDVLLSHNMSTNEALVFLVVNFLRGISTEKGMRLIDDFLEKQNGKK; encoded by the coding sequence ATGTTTGTCGGACAAGGCATCAAGGCGGTGCGGATGGACGATATCGCCCGTCATATAGGCGTCTCGAAACGGACGATTTACGAACAGTTCGGCGACAAGGAGGAGTTGCTCTACCAGTGTCTGAGCTATTATGTGCGCGAGCAGGACCGGCGGCACGCCGAGTTGGGTGCACAGGCGAAGAACGTGCTCGAAGCGATGCTGCTGGTCTTCGGCGACGTAATGGATAAGGCGGAGATAAGCCACCGGCTGCAAAGCAACCTGCGGCGCTTCTATCCCAAAGTCTACGAGCGGCTCGTCGCCGAACGCCGCAACCGGGACGGGTTGGAGCAGTTCAAGATCGCACTGTCGCGCGGCGTGGAAGAAGGCTATTTCCAGGGAATCGTCAACTTCGATCTGGCCATTACGCTGCTGCGTTATTCGGTCGAGGGGTTGATCGTGCGCAAGGACGTGTTGCTGTCGCACAACATGTCGACGAACGAGGCGCTGGTGTTTCTGGTCGTGAATTTCCTGCGGGGTATTTCGACCGAAAAGGGGATGCGCCTGATCGACGATTTCCTCGAAAAACAGAACGGAAAGAAATAA
- a CDS encoding HD domain-containing protein produces the protein MNVNEELIRYVEREILPRYDAFDRAHRRDHALTVIAASLRLARYYEVNPDMVYAVAAYHDTGLREGRERHHEASARIVRGDRNLRRWFTEAEVATIAEAAEDHRASSGRPPRTIYGRIVAEADRVIDCETTLRRTVQYGLEHAPELDREGQFARFAEHLRTKYGEGGYLRLWLPESENASRLDELRAVIRDDRQLRVRFDELYDDELRREA, from the coding sequence ATGAATGTGAATGAAGAGTTGATCCGGTATGTCGAACGCGAGATTCTGCCTCGTTACGATGCGTTCGATCGGGCGCACCGGCGCGACCATGCGCTGACGGTGATCGCTGCGAGCCTGCGTTTGGCTCGATATTACGAGGTGAATCCCGATATGGTCTATGCCGTGGCGGCCTACCACGATACGGGGCTGCGGGAGGGGCGCGAGCGGCACCACGAGGCGTCGGCGCGCATCGTGCGCGGGGATCGGAACCTGCGGCGCTGGTTCACGGAGGCGGAGGTGGCGACGATCGCCGAGGCGGCGGAGGATCACCGCGCGTCGTCGGGACGTCCGCCCCGAACGATCTATGGCCGTATCGTGGCCGAAGCCGATCGGGTGATCGACTGTGAAACGACATTGCGGCGGACGGTGCAGTACGGGTTGGAACACGCTCCCGAACTCGATCGGGAGGGGCAGTTCGCCCGTTTTGCCGAACATCTGCGGACGAAGTACGGCGAAGGCGGGTATTTGCGTCTGTGGCTGCCCGAATCGGAAAACGCCTCCCGTCTGGACGAGTTGCGTGCCGTTATCCGCGACGACCGGCAGTTGCGTGTGCGGTTCGACGAACTCTACGACGACGAACTTCGCCGCGAGGCGTGA
- a CDS encoding DUF805 domain-containing protein, giving the protein MKWWLTCIRKYVTFEGRARRKEYWMFTLFNVVFVVVTMLLDILLFGATPDNPTSPRYLTTLYGLFVFLPTLTVVVRRLHDIGRSGWWLAGYYGVAFVCTILMMIGSVLMLGGKGSGMALTGVGFAVLMITAVWMIVWMCFDSQAGENKYGPNPKQIAAPVESAAPAAAAEPSEPETPKAE; this is encoded by the coding sequence ATGAAATGGTGGTTGACTTGTATTAGGAAGTATGTGACTTTCGAGGGACGTGCGCGCCGCAAGGAGTACTGGATGTTCACGTTGTTCAATGTGGTTTTCGTGGTCGTGACGATGCTGCTCGATATTCTGCTTTTCGGGGCGACTCCCGACAATCCGACGTCGCCGCGCTATCTGACGACGCTTTACGGGCTCTTCGTTTTTCTGCCGACATTGACAGTGGTGGTACGCCGTCTGCACGATATCGGTCGCAGCGGCTGGTGGCTGGCCGGCTACTACGGCGTGGCGTTCGTCTGTACGATCCTGATGATGATCGGCAGCGTGCTGATGCTGGGCGGAAAGGGCAGCGGAATGGCGTTGACGGGGGTCGGATTCGCAGTGCTGATGATCACTGCCGTCTGGATGATCGTCTGGATGTGTTTCGATTCGCAGGCGGGCGAGAACAAGTACGGCCCCAATCCCAAGCAGATCGCCGCTCCGGTCGAATCCGCGGCGCCTGCCGCCGCTGCCGAGCCGTCGGAGCCGGAGACTCCGAAAGCGGAGTAA
- a CDS encoding DUF805 domain-containing protein: MKWWLKCMRNYVNFRGRARRREFWMFTLFNTLVYLLLLAVGLVLLGAVIYKSVAEGGDAAEHATAYTLAVAGSLLLVYGWMLATFLPGLAVRVRRLHDIGLSGKWLVGYYALYWVCFYWMSTSYMQFAEDGALEGLSGQQSAAAIWIVVRPMLLALALLSAAGIAAMCIGSEKGENRYGADPTAEVPAADAGDAECVTDRLT; this comes from the coding sequence ATGAAATGGTGGCTCAAATGTATGCGTAATTACGTCAATTTCCGCGGGCGCGCCCGCCGGCGGGAGTTCTGGATGTTTACGCTGTTCAACACGCTCGTCTATCTGTTGCTTCTGGCGGTCGGTCTCGTCCTGCTCGGAGCAGTGATCTATAAGAGCGTTGCCGAAGGCGGGGATGCGGCGGAGCATGCGACGGCCTATACGTTGGCTGTCGCCGGGTCGCTCCTGCTCGTGTACGGCTGGATGCTCGCCACCTTCCTGCCCGGGTTGGCCGTGCGGGTGCGTCGGCTGCACGACATCGGGCTGAGCGGCAAATGGCTGGTGGGCTACTATGCGCTTTATTGGGTCTGCTTTTATTGGATGTCGACATCGTATATGCAATTTGCCGAGGACGGTGCTTTGGAAGGTCTGTCTGGACAGCAGTCGGCTGCGGCGATCTGGATCGTAGTGCGGCCGATGCTGCTGGCATTGGCGCTGTTGTCGGCGGCAGGTATCGCGGCGATGTGCATCGGTTCCGAGAAAGGGGAGAATCGGTATGGCGCCGATCCCACGGCGGAGGTTCCGGCGGCGGACGCAGGGGATGCGGAGTGTGTTACGGATCGTTTAACTTAA
- a CDS encoding peptide MFS transporter — translation MFKGQPKGLYALALANTGERFGYYTMLAVFALFLRANFGLEAGVAGAIYSTFLGLVYFMPLVGGVLADKFGYGKMVTIGITVMFAGYLLLSLPLGSDTLAMIGMLAALIFISVGTGLFKGNLQVMVGNLYDDPKYASKRDEAFSIFYMAINVGALFAPTAAVEIKEWAETSLGFSSNDAYHFSFAVACVALIISMGIYYTFRSSFRHIEGGKSKSGEKAVAEKKLSAGEMRQRIIALCLVFAVVIFFWMAFHQNGLTLTYFANEFNEKSSEGFQSMFFSVWNLVLIIIGVYALFSLFQSETTRGRVVAGSIVAGVVAVLYYKYLNLNGPVAVSAPIFQQFNPFYVVALTPVSIAIFSALARRGKEPSAPRKIAYGMLVASAGFAIMAVGSLGLLTPDAQEAAVEAGEQVPLVSSNWLISTYLVLTFAELLLSPMGISFVSKVAPPQYKGMMMGGWFGATAIGNLLVAVGGFLWGGIPLWAVWTVFIVLCLLSAVFMFSMMKKLESVTTDA, via the coding sequence ATGTTTAAAGGACAACCCAAAGGGCTGTACGCGCTGGCGCTTGCCAATACCGGCGAGCGGTTCGGCTACTACACCATGCTGGCCGTCTTCGCGCTCTTCCTGCGTGCCAACTTCGGTTTGGAGGCCGGTGTGGCGGGAGCCATTTACAGTACGTTCCTCGGCCTCGTCTATTTCATGCCGCTCGTCGGCGGTGTTCTGGCCGACAAGTTCGGCTACGGAAAGATGGTGACCATCGGTATTACCGTGATGTTTGCCGGCTATCTGTTGCTCTCGCTTCCGCTTGGCAGCGACACGCTGGCGATGATCGGCATGTTGGCAGCCTTGATTTTCATCAGTGTCGGCACAGGGCTTTTCAAGGGCAACCTGCAAGTGATGGTCGGCAATCTCTACGACGATCCGAAGTATGCCTCGAAGCGCGACGAGGCTTTTTCGATCTTCTACATGGCCATCAACGTGGGGGCCCTTTTCGCTCCGACGGCCGCCGTCGAGATCAAGGAGTGGGCTGAGACGAGCCTCGGGTTCTCGTCGAACGACGCCTACCACTTCTCGTTCGCCGTGGCGTGCGTGGCGCTTATCATCTCAATGGGGATTTATTACACCTTCCGCTCCTCCTTCCGCCACATCGAGGGCGGCAAGAGCAAGAGCGGCGAGAAGGCCGTGGCGGAGAAAAAACTTTCGGCTGGCGAGATGCGCCAGCGTATCATCGCCCTCTGCCTCGTTTTCGCCGTGGTGATTTTCTTCTGGATGGCTTTCCACCAGAATGGGCTGACACTGACCTACTTCGCCAATGAGTTCAACGAAAAGAGCTCGGAGGGTTTCCAGAGCATGTTTTTCAGCGTGTGGAACCTCGTGCTGATCATCATCGGGGTCTACGCTCTCTTCTCGCTCTTTCAGTCCGAGACGACCCGAGGCCGCGTCGTTGCCGGCAGCATCGTGGCGGGCGTGGTGGCTGTCCTCTATTATAAATATCTGAATCTGAACGGGCCTGTTGCCGTTTCGGCCCCGATCTTCCAGCAGTTCAATCCTTTCTATGTCGTAGCGCTCACGCCGGTTTCGATAGCTATCTTCTCGGCACTGGCCCGCAGGGGCAAGGAACCTTCGGCGCCGCGTAAGATCGCCTACGGGATGCTGGTGGCTTCGGCGGGGTTCGCCATCATGGCCGTCGGTTCGCTCGGATTGCTCACGCCCGATGCGCAGGAAGCGGCTGTGGAGGCTGGCGAGCAAGTGCCGCTCGTCTCGTCGAACTGGCTCATCTCGACCTATCTCGTGTTGACTTTCGCCGAACTGTTGCTTTCACCGATGGGTATTTCGTTCGTCTCGAAAGTGGCGCCTCCCCAATATAAGGGGATGATGATGGGTGGCTGGTTCGGTGCTACGGCCATCGGCAATCTGCTCGTAGCCGTCGGCGGGTTCCTTTGGGGCGGAATTCCTCTGTGGGCCGTCTGGACGGTATTCATCGTCCTCTGTCTCCTCTCTGCGGTCTTTATGTTCTCGATGATGAAGAAACTCGAGAGCGTCACGACAGACGCATAG
- a CDS encoding alpha-amylase family glycosyl hydrolase: MENSHRLKMVERDEWLRPVEGQLLARHEAYEKRLDEIRRTAGSLVDYANGHRYFGWQYDSTLEGWWFREWLPGACDVYLFGDFNGWQRTELRLDKDAQGVWSIFLPEAMYGHRLRHGSLYKIHVHGRNGWLDRIPAYATRVVQDERTKDFTAQFWIPRPFDWSDDTFDIARHDELLIYEAHVGMAQERPGVGTYREFADRILPVIARDGYNTVQLMAVAEHPYYGSFGYHVSSLFAPSSRFGTPEELKGLIRRAHELGLAVIMDLVHSHYVRNLNEGINELDGTDHLYSPAGPAGDQPHWDSKLFDYGKPQVEHFLLSNIKYWLEEYRFDGFRFDGVTSMLYHHHGYVAFDSRDRYFDEGVNEGAITYLSLANRLAHDLRPSCVTIAEDVSGMPGICFPQEEGGVGFDYRLGMAIPDYWIKQIEEVPDEQWDIREMWSVMTDRLPGVKTVAYAESHDQALVGDKTIAFRLMDKEMYTHMDRASENLTIDRGMALHKMIRLMTVSTGGDAYLNFMGNEFGHPEWIDFPREGNGWSYAHARRQWSLAEDGLLRYSWLGAFDRAMLALVKRYGILRDGYPYCLQMDDRNQTIAFSHGRLVFVFNWHPAASIPDYRCRVREAGRYELILSTDERRFGGTERARIGSEHFSSPADNGDGTTSPAISIYNTSRTAAVYLLQ; the protein is encoded by the coding sequence ATGGAAAACTCACACCGTCTGAAAATGGTCGAACGCGACGAATGGCTCCGTCCCGTCGAAGGGCAACTCCTCGCCCGTCACGAAGCCTACGAGAAGCGGCTCGACGAGATACGCCGCACGGCGGGATCGCTCGTTGACTACGCCAACGGCCACCGGTATTTCGGCTGGCAATACGACTCAACGCTCGAAGGGTGGTGGTTCCGCGAATGGCTGCCCGGCGCCTGCGACGTTTACCTGTTCGGCGACTTCAACGGCTGGCAACGCACCGAACTGCGTCTGGACAAAGACGCTCAAGGGGTGTGGAGCATCTTCCTGCCCGAGGCCATGTACGGCCACCGGCTCCGGCACGGATCGCTCTACAAGATCCACGTCCACGGCCGCAACGGCTGGCTCGACCGGATTCCGGCCTACGCCACGCGCGTAGTGCAGGACGAGCGGACGAAGGACTTCACGGCGCAGTTCTGGATTCCGCGTCCCTTCGACTGGTCGGACGACACGTTCGACATCGCCCGCCATGACGAACTGCTCATCTACGAAGCCCACGTAGGCATGGCGCAGGAACGGCCCGGCGTGGGCACCTACCGCGAATTCGCCGACCGGATTCTGCCCGTCATCGCGCGCGACGGCTACAACACCGTGCAGTTGATGGCCGTAGCCGAGCACCCCTACTACGGTTCGTTCGGCTACCACGTATCGAGCCTTTTCGCACCGTCGTCGCGCTTCGGAACGCCCGAAGAACTGAAAGGATTGATTCGCCGCGCACACGAGCTGGGCCTGGCCGTCATCATGGATCTCGTCCACTCGCACTATGTCCGCAACCTCAACGAAGGAATCAACGAACTGGACGGCACCGACCACCTCTACTCGCCCGCAGGCCCCGCCGGCGACCAGCCGCACTGGGACTCGAAACTCTTCGACTACGGAAAACCGCAGGTCGAACATTTCCTGCTGTCGAACATCAAATACTGGCTCGAAGAGTACCGTTTCGACGGGTTCCGCTTCGACGGCGTCACGTCGATGCTCTATCACCACCACGGCTACGTCGCCTTCGACAGCCGCGACCGCTATTTCGACGAAGGGGTCAACGAAGGGGCGATCACCTATCTCTCGCTGGCCAACCGGCTCGCCCACGACCTGCGTCCCTCCTGCGTCACGATCGCCGAAGACGTGAGCGGAATGCCGGGCATCTGCTTCCCGCAGGAGGAGGGAGGCGTCGGGTTCGACTACCGGCTCGGCATGGCGATTCCCGACTACTGGATCAAGCAGATCGAAGAGGTACCCGACGAACAGTGGGACATCCGCGAGATGTGGTCGGTGATGACCGACCGCCTGCCGGGCGTCAAGACCGTCGCCTACGCCGAATCGCACGACCAGGCCCTCGTGGGCGACAAGACGATCGCCTTCCGGCTCATGGACAAGGAGATGTACACCCACATGGATCGTGCGTCGGAAAACCTCACGATCGACCGCGGCATGGCGCTGCACAAGATGATCCGGCTAATGACCGTCTCGACCGGCGGCGACGCCTATCTCAACTTCATGGGCAACGAATTCGGACACCCCGAATGGATCGACTTCCCGCGCGAAGGCAACGGCTGGAGCTACGCTCACGCCCGCCGGCAGTGGTCGCTCGCCGAGGACGGTCTGCTGCGTTACTCGTGGCTGGGGGCATTCGACCGGGCAATGCTCGCGCTGGTCAAACGCTACGGCATATTGCGCGACGGCTATCCCTACTGCCTGCAAATGGACGACCGCAACCAGACGATCGCCTTTTCGCACGGGCGGCTCGTCTTCGTCTTCAACTGGCATCCGGCAGCATCGATCCCCGACTACCGCTGCCGAGTGCGCGAAGCCGGACGCTACGAGTTGATCCTCTCGACCGACGAACGCCGTTTCGGCGGCACCGAACGCGCCCGCATCGGCAGCGAACACTTCTCTTCACCCGCAGACAACGGCGACGGCACGACCTCGCCCGCGATCAGCATCTACAACACCTCGCGCACGGCGGCGGTATATCTGCTCCAATAA